The nucleotide sequence GCCGTGCACCCGGTGCACGCAAGTCTGCCCGCGGCGCACGGTGGCGTCATCCATGCAGGGCAGGTCGTCGAGAAGCAGCGAGGCGGCGTGAAAGTATTCCACCGCGCAGGCCAGCTGTCCGGCCGTGCCCTCAGGCAGGCCGTGGCGGCGGGCCGCGGTCGCGACCAACCGGGCCCGGAAGAGACCGCCGGGGGAGCTGATGGCCTGGGTGATGGCCGCATCCAGGTGCGTCTCCATGCCCGGGGAGCGCGGCGCGTGTTCCCGCAGGATCGCGGCCAGGTTCAAACCCTCGACTTCAGGAGCTTTATTCATGGGGTGGCTTCTTTTTTACCCTCCAGATGAAAGCGGACCAGCACCAGCGGATCCACCTTCAAAAGGCCCATCATCCGGATGACCGGCAGGCCGAACTCGCGGGTGTCGATCTGCGCCTCGCCATCGATCGTGGCGGCCGGGCCCTGCCACTTGAGGGTGACCGGGAAATCCAGGGGGCGGGTCTGGCCGTGAAAGGTCAGGCGGCCGGTCGCGAGCCAGCGGCCATCCGGGGCCGGGGTCAGGGTGGCCAGCTCGAATTCACCATCGGGAAAGCGGTCGGTTTGTTGCCACTCGTGCATGGCGCGGTCCCGCTTCTCCTTGCCGGTCTTGACGTCGGCGAACCGGAAACGCAGGCGGGCGGTGGCGATCTGGCCGTCCGCGCCCAGCGTCACCTCCGGTTCAAACTTCTCCAGGCGGCCGGTGAATGAATCCACTGTGGCCTTCACGACCACCTCCACGCGGGAGGCGGCAGGATCGAACGTCAGCGGGGCGGACCCGCCCGACAAAGCGGTTCCGAGGGAAGCCGCGACCAAAACACCCAGCAAAGGAATCAAGCGCATGCCCCAGACTACAGGGCCGATATGAACCCCGCATGTAAGCCACATTAATTTTCATTCATTCCATGCCGGCCGGGCCTTAAAGAAAACGCCCGGCCGGCCGATGTAAGGGAAGTATGAATACCCCCTACCCTGCTTTTTCGCTGCAAGGGGCGGAGAATCCGCCGCCGCGCCGGCGGCGTGATGTGACGTGGGACCGCATCCTCTTCCAGCCGCCGACGCTGAATCCCCGCCTGGTTTTTGACCCGCTGCCCTTCCGGTCGCAGCTGCTGCCGAGATCGGGCCGCAGCCGCCCGCCCTTTGGTCGCTGAGCGGTTATCCCGCCTGCTTCCACGCACCCGGTGCCGAGGCACCGGGTTTTTTATGGCCGGGCCAGCCGCCTCAGGCGCGGGCGCGGAGTTCCATGTCCTGCGGGACGGTGCTCAGGGCCTCGGCCATGGAAGTGAGGCCGTCCTTCACCTTGACCATGCTGTCCTGGTGGAGGGTCTTCATGCCGCCCTTCATGGCGATCCGCTTGAGTTCGGCCGTCTCGGCCTCCTTGTTGATCGCCTCGATGAGTTCCTCGTTGGTGACCATCAGCTCGTGGATGCCGATGCGGCCCTTGTAACCGGTGCTGTTGCACTTGGCGCAGCCCTTGGGGTTGGCCTTGTAGATCTGTCCCGCCCAGCCGATCGACCGCTCGAGCATGTCCTTCTCGCGCCCCTCGGGCTCGTAGGCGACCCGGCAGACCTTGCAGACGCGGCGCATCAGGCGCTGGGCACAGACACACACAAGGGATGACGAGATCATGAACGGCTCGATCCCCATGTCGGTCAGACGGGCGACCGTGCTGGGGGCGTCGTTGGTGTGCAGCGTGGAAATGAGCAGGTGACCGGTGAGCGCGGCCTCGACGGCGATGTTAGCCGTCTCCTTGTCGCGAATTTCACCCACGAGGATGATGTCGGGATCCTGGCGCAGGAAGGCGCGGAGGGCGGCGGCGAAGGTGAGGCCGATCTGCCGGTGCATCTGCATCTGGTTGATGCCGGGCAACGTGTATTCGATCGGGTCCTCGGCGGTGCGGATGACGACGTCGGCCGTGTTCACCTCGTTGAGCGCGGAGTACAGGGTCATCGACTTGCCGGAGCCGGTGGGGCCGCAGTGCAGGATCATCCCATAGGGCTGGCGGATGCACTCGCGGTATTTGGCCAGGTTGGCGTCGGTGAAACCGAGCGCCGGGAGGGGCAGCGTGGATTTCTGCTTGTCGAGGATACGCATCACCACGCCCTCGCCGTGGTTGAGCGGCGCGGTGGAGACGCGGAGATCGATGTCCACGTTCTTCTTGTTGTATTGCTTGAAGACGATGCGGCCGTCCTGCGGCAGGCGGCGTTCCGCGATGTCGAGGTTGCACATGATCTTCAGGCGGGCGACGAGGGCCCCGGAGACCTTGGCGGGCAGGCGCAGCTTTTCCTGGGTGAGACCGTCGATGCGGTAGCGCACCACGACCTCCTTCTCCCACGGCTCGATGTGAATGTCGGACGCGCCGGCAAAATAGGCATCCTCGATGATGCGGTTGGCCAGCTGGATGATGGGGGCCGAGTCCTCGTTCTCCAGATCCTCGTCCTTGATCTCCGAGTCGTCCTCGTCGAACTGGGCGCCAAGCTGGTCGACCACGTCGGAGAACTGCACCTCGTCGTGGACCTGGTCCTTCTTAAGCTTGTCGCGGATGTCGGCCTCGCGGCCGAGGAGGCGGATCACGCGCTGGCCGGTCTTGTCCTGAATCTTG is from Lacunisphaera limnophila and encodes:
- a CDS encoding GspE/PulE family protein, whose translation is MPLGRTQTQIIDKLQEMGKLSAEQRAVLVARPDEPTGDQLDQILQADHHITQFQLLLAKCRALGLAPYNVARYRLHPATFEKIDLEFCQKNMILPVGQVGDFLLVAFANPFDTTVAAKIQDKTGQRVIRLLGREADIRDKLKKDQVHDEVQFSDVVDQLGAQFDEDDSEIKDEDLENEDSAPIIQLANRIIEDAYFAGASDIHIEPWEKEVVVRYRIDGLTQEKLRLPAKVSGALVARLKIMCNLDIAERRLPQDGRIVFKQYNKKNVDIDLRVSTAPLNHGEGVVMRILDKQKSTLPLPALGFTDANLAKYRECIRQPYGMILHCGPTGSGKSMTLYSALNEVNTADVVIRTAEDPIEYTLPGINQMQMHRQIGLTFAAALRAFLRQDPDIILVGEIRDKETANIAVEAALTGHLLISTLHTNDAPSTVARLTDMGIEPFMISSSLVCVCAQRLMRRVCKVCRVAYEPEGREKDMLERSIGWAGQIYKANPKGCAKCNSTGYKGRIGIHELMVTNEELIEAINKEAETAELKRIAMKGGMKTLHQDSMVKVKDGLTSMAEALSTVPQDMELRARA
- a CDS encoding YceI family protein; translated protein: MRLIPLLGVLVAASLGTALSGGSAPLTFDPAASRVEVVVKATVDSFTGRLEKFEPEVTLGADGQIATARLRFRFADVKTGKEKRDRAMHEWQQTDRFPDGEFELATLTPAPDGRWLATGRLTFHGQTRPLDFPVTLKWQGPAATIDGEAQIDTREFGLPVIRMMGLLKVDPLVLVRFHLEGKKEATP